From Pleurocapsa sp. PCC 7319:
ACAGAAGAAGCGCGCTCGGTCTTGCCGACAGAATATAGCCGTAGCGATGCGATTTTTAACATTTCTCGAATGGGCTTGTTGCTGAGAGGTTTAGCAACTAATAACGGAGAATGGCTTAAAACTGCTTTGGCAGATAAGTTACATCAACCCTATCGACAAAAACTGATTACTGGTTACGACCAAGTTAAACAAGCAGCAATTGATGCAGGTGCTTACGGTATGGTGATTAGTGGTGCTGGTCCTACTTTGCTAGCGTTAACTAACCCTAATAATAGAGAGCAAGTAGCTAAATCTATGTCTGATGCATGGACAAATATTGGAGTTGAGGCTGAAGTGCGATCGCTCTCTTTAGATACAGTCGGCGCAAAAATTTCTTAAGAGGTGTCATCAATTCACTTCCTAATTCAATTCCTCAACTTTTGATAAATGATGATCGCTTCCACCTTCAGAGCCCTGGTTGAAACACTGAAAAAAAGTATGATGTTCTACTTCAAAGAAGGGATCGCTGCTTTGTCCGTGAACAATAACATTATGAAAAATGCCATTGTGGTATAACCTTATTTTCATCGGTACGCGATCTTCTTGAGAACAAGAAACTTCTAGGCCTTCGACTGCTTCTTCTAAACAATCTTCAACTCGGTGATAGAAATCAGAAATTAACTCGCGATCTTTGGCACTGACTTGAAATGACTTGGAATTAGGACGATAGATGATTTGAGTAAATGCTAAAGCTGCCTCTTGATAGCGGTTCTGTAAATAAAGGGATAAACCTAGATCCCTTAAGGCAAAAGTAAAATTCGGCTCTGCTTTCAGTACTTGATAATAAAGTTCGCTGGCCTTCTCATAATTATCGAGTCTTGCCCACAAAGAACCCAGATTATATTTAATCTTGTAGGAATCGGGATTAAGCTCTAAAGCTCGCTCAAATGATTCTTGAGCATTAAAATAATCTTTACCTAGAAATTGCGCCGTAGCTTTACCAGACCAAGCTTGATAAATATTTTCATCAAATTTGATAATGCTATCAAAGATCGCCATCGCTGCCTGATAATTTTGTTCGCGATTAACTAAAAAATGACCTAACTCTAACAGGATTGGTATATCTTGTTCTGTAATGCTGTCAAAGGGCTGATAAATCTGAATAACTTCTTGGTACCGATCGCTAGCTGGTAGACATTGAGGTTGTTTACGAATTACCAGATCTTGAAATTCTTCAAGATAGCTTAGATAAAACAAAGCACGAGGATTATCAGGTTCTATTTCTTTAGCCTGGGTAAAATCGGCGATCGCTTTATCAAATCTTTCTTGGTTACGATTAGAGTCCCAAAGTACGAAAGAAACCTTACCGCGATTAATTAAAGCTTCAGTGTCGTTAGGTTTCTTCTTTAAGACGCGATCGCAAGCGGTCAAGACCTTAGCAGCCAAGTCTAAATCCGAGGGCATAAGACGACATTGTTTGGCAGCAGAAAAATTAATCCAAACTAAATAGAGACCAAAAATCCCTCCTAAACTACCTAAAATAGTCAAGATAAGAATACCTAAATGTTTAATAGATCTTGGTTTTTGCTCGACATCGCTAAATTTAGAAGCAGAGGCTTGCGAGACAATTAGCTTGTGACCAATTTGATCGAGCTGCTGTTTGATCCATTCACTATTAAATATCTCTGCGTAAATACGATTGACAATTTTTAACTTATTTTCTTGACGAATTACTAATCCCGATGTTGTGAGAATCTTATCTTCTAAACTATCCGTAGCTACTACTTCTTTTTTTAATAAGATTTCATGTAGTCTTAACAGTACAGTTGTTACTTGTTCATGTTGTAGAACATTATTTTGAATTGCTTGAAGATGCTGATGATAGCCCCGTTCCTTTTCATTTTCCCAGTACTTGACTAATGATTGGACAATACGCTTCACGTATTTCGTTTCTTGTCCTTCCAGAACCTGATCTTGGCGATCGAGAATTAACTGACAGAGACGTTGGGTCAGCAGAGAATTTCCCTCTGTCCAGCTTAAGATTTCTTGAGCAATTAAATGTGGTAGCTCGATCTTGCCTATTTCTTTACTTTTAGCAATAAAGTCCTCAATTATCTGATTGCTATTAATATTTGCCTGTGAAAACGGGTCGCTCATTGTGGTCGAAATAGATAAATATACCTAAAATTTCCACGATCTGGGTTTAAGTGGCAACTGATACTGTTGATGAACATAACAAAAATGGTGAATTATTCGAGGTAATTGTTCGTAAATAAGAGCTTTGATTATTCTCAACTGATCAGGAGCTAACTGGGAAATGAAGATATATGGTTTTGCTAATAGTACACTCCCAAAGGGGTAGAGTCTAAATATATGTAAAATAGTGCAACATAGAAAAGATCGAACCTTCGCAATAAGTCCGGGAGAAATCGCTGCAACAAGTATGGTCAACGGAAAATCGATGTTATTAGAGTCGATCTTGGCGCTGAGCGGCATGATGAGTATCAGTGGAGGTATCTACTATATCGGCTTGTGTACTAAACCCTACGAGTAAAACAAGTCCTAATAAAATCCAACTTAAGGCTGTTCCTAAGCCGATAATTTTATCAGAGTGAGATTTTTGTTTTTCTCTTGGTTGAGTTGTAGTAGCTAGAGCTTCTTGCAGCATTATTGCATCCCAATTGTAGCCCTGACAGCTCCCTAAGCTTAATTTCATTCGATTTAGAGATTCGTCAGAATCAGAAGATGTATGGTTATATTTTGAGTGTGACATGAGTATTTTATGTTGATTGAACCAGAGGATGAAATAAACTTAAATCCCTTTGTTGATTCAATACGTTGACCTCTGTTTTTTGATGCCACTAAATTAAGCAGTAATCGGGAAAAAGTAGAGATTAAGGTTGTTTTAGCAACAAAAAGTTATGATTATTCATTGATTGGTTATCATTGAAATCTCTCAAATATATTCTGGATAATCAAAGACTTTGCTGTTATCCTAAATCTTGCTTAATTTAGTAATTTAAGTATATGACCCCCAATAGTCCTCAGATTCCGAATTGTTCCTGGCAGCGTTCCCTGGGAAAAAGATGGGAACACCCTTACACTGTTCGCTATGCGAGTAATTTAGATGATGGTCCCTGGCACGGAATGCCATTGGGAGGTATGGGTGCAGGGTGTATTGGGAGATCGACAAAAGGAGATTTCAACCTCTGGCATCTAGATGGAGGAGAGCATATTTTCAAGTCTCTTCCCGCTTGTCAGTTCAGTATTTTTGAGCAAACGGAAGGGGCAACTGCTCAGGCTTACGCTTTGTCTACAGAAGCTCCAGAGGATGATACTTTATCTCGCTGGTCTTGGTATCCCTCAGCCAAAGGTACTTACAGTGCGTTGTATCCTCGTAGTTGGTATCAATATGAGGATGTGTTTGCGGCAAATATAATCTGTGAGCAGTTATCACCAATTTGGGCAGAAAACTATCAAGAAGCTAGCTATCCCGTTGTCAACTTTGACTGGACGATACATAACCCTACTGATAAGCCGATAACTTTAAGTATTATGCTGACCTGGCAAAATACCGTAGGTTGGTTTACCAATGCGATCAAATCGCCCACGGTTAAAGTGCGGGATGATGGCAGTCCTGAATACGAATATCAACCCAAGTGGCGGGATAGTACTGGCAACTATAATCAGTGGATACAAGATAACTATCGTGTAGGTTGCTTATTAAATCGAGTGCAACCCCATGAAGAAGTACAGGAAGGGGAAGGACAAATTGCGATCGCGACCGTTTATAATCCCAGCGTAGAAGTTTTTTACCTTGGTCGCTGGAATCCAGAAGGAGATGGTTCCGAAGTCTGGGATTATTTTTCAGGGGATGGCTCTTTACCTGATCGACAGGATGAAACCCCTGCTGCTCCTGGGGAACAAATAGCTTGTGCGATCGCGATTCGCTTGACAATTAAACCAGGTAAAACTAAGCAAATTCCCTTTACATTAGCTTGGGATTTGCCAGTTACAGAATTTAAACAGGGAATTAACTACTATCGTCGCTATACGGACTTTTTTGGTCGCAATGGTAACAATGCCTGGAGTATTGTGCGAACTTCTCTCAAGCACGGTGACTGGTGGCGTGAAAAAATCTTAGCTTGGCAGCAACCAATTCTGCAAAGAGATGATCTCCCAGACTGGTTCAAAATGGCGTTGTTTAATGAGTTATACTTACTCGCTGATGGAGGGACTCTCTGGACAGCAGCCTCAGAAGATGACCCTGTAGGGCAGTTTGGGGTCTTGGAATGTATGGACTATCGCTGGTATGAAAGTCTAGACGTACGTTTATACGGTTCCTTTGGCTTAATGATGCTGTGGCCTAGGCTAGATAAATCTGTGCTAGAAGCTTTTGCTAGAGCCATTCCCAATCATGATAATACACCTCGAATTGTCGGTTATGATGGTTCCAAGGCAATCAGAAAAGAGGGTGGTGCAACTCCCCACGATCTTGGCGCACCAAATGAACACCCTTGGGTAGAGACTAACTATACTTCCTATCAAGATTGCAACCAGTGGAAAGATCTGTCTAGTGATTTTGTTTTGCAAGTATATCGAGATTATCTATTGACTGGAGGTGAAGACACTAATTTTCTCTGGGAATGTTGGGACAGTGTTGTTCTGACCTTGGCATATCTCAAAAAATTTGACCGCGATCGCGATGGTATACCTGAAAACTCTGGCGCACCAGATCAAACTTTCGACGACTGGAGATTAAGAGGCATCAGTGCTTACTGCGGCGGTTTATGGATCGCAGCTTTAGAAGCAGCAATCAAAATTGGTAAAATACTGATTGCCAATCCACCAATGAATCCTAATCTACAACCTAAAGATTTTCCTCTAGGGATAGAAACCACTATTAATACTTATCAAAGTTGGTTGCATCAAGGGCGATCGCTCTATCACGACACTCTCTGGAATGGGGAATATTATCGCCTCGATAGTGAAAGTGGTTCAAATGCAGTGATGGCAGATCAACTTTGCGGGCAGTTTTATGCTCGTTTGTTAGGTTTACCTGATGTAGTGGAGGAACAATATGCCAAATCTACTTTGAATAAGATATACGATGCTTGCTTCCTCAAGTTTCATAATGGTAAATATGGAGCAGCTAATGGCGTTTTACCCGATGGCAGTCCTGTCAATCCCGAT
This genomic window contains:
- a CDS encoding tetratricopeptide repeat protein, with the translated sequence MSDPFSQANINSNQIIEDFIAKSKEIGKIELPHLIAQEILSWTEGNSLLTQRLCQLILDRQDQVLEGQETKYVKRIVQSLVKYWENEKERGYHQHLQAIQNNVLQHEQVTTVLLRLHEILLKKEVVATDSLEDKILTTSGLVIRQENKLKIVNRIYAEIFNSEWIKQQLDQIGHKLIVSQASASKFSDVEQKPRSIKHLGILILTILGSLGGIFGLYLVWINFSAAKQCRLMPSDLDLAAKVLTACDRVLKKKPNDTEALINRGKVSFVLWDSNRNQERFDKAIADFTQAKEIEPDNPRALFYLSYLEEFQDLVIRKQPQCLPASDRYQEVIQIYQPFDSITEQDIPILLELGHFLVNREQNYQAAMAIFDSIIKFDENIYQAWSGKATAQFLGKDYFNAQESFERALELNPDSYKIKYNLGSLWARLDNYEKASELYYQVLKAEPNFTFALRDLGLSLYLQNRYQEAALAFTQIIYRPNSKSFQVSAKDRELISDFYHRVEDCLEEAVEGLEVSCSQEDRVPMKIRLYHNGIFHNVIVHGQSSDPFFEVEHHTFFQCFNQGSEGGSDHHLSKVEELN
- a CDS encoding GH116 family glycosyl hydrolase, giving the protein MTPNSPQIPNCSWQRSLGKRWEHPYTVRYASNLDDGPWHGMPLGGMGAGCIGRSTKGDFNLWHLDGGEHIFKSLPACQFSIFEQTEGATAQAYALSTEAPEDDTLSRWSWYPSAKGTYSALYPRSWYQYEDVFAANIICEQLSPIWAENYQEASYPVVNFDWTIHNPTDKPITLSIMLTWQNTVGWFTNAIKSPTVKVRDDGSPEYEYQPKWRDSTGNYNQWIQDNYRVGCLLNRVQPHEEVQEGEGQIAIATVYNPSVEVFYLGRWNPEGDGSEVWDYFSGDGSLPDRQDETPAAPGEQIACAIAIRLTIKPGKTKQIPFTLAWDLPVTEFKQGINYYRRYTDFFGRNGNNAWSIVRTSLKHGDWWREKILAWQQPILQRDDLPDWFKMALFNELYLLADGGTLWTAASEDDPVGQFGVLECMDYRWYESLDVRLYGSFGLMMLWPRLDKSVLEAFARAIPNHDNTPRIVGYDGSKAIRKEGGATPHDLGAPNEHPWVETNYTSYQDCNQWKDLSSDFVLQVYRDYLLTGGEDTNFLWECWDSVVLTLAYLKKFDRDRDGIPENSGAPDQTFDDWRLRGISAYCGGLWIAALEAAIKIGKILIANPPMNPNLQPKDFPLGIETTINTYQSWLHQGRSLYHDTLWNGEYYRLDSESGSNAVMADQLCGQFYARLLGLPDVVEEQYAKSTLNKIYDACFLKFHNGKYGAANGVLPDGSPVNPDDTHPLEVWTGINFGLAAFMLQMGMKDEAFKLAETVVKQVYENGLQFRTPEAITAVGTFRASHYLRAMAIWGIYGVLTDWK